In Stanieria sp. NIES-3757, the DNA window CAATCATCATTTATTACCTTCAGAATTGCCTTTTCGTGCCAATATCTACGCCATGAAACAACTGGGAGTAGAATATCTCATCTCAGCTTCGGCGGTAGGTTCTCTCAAAGAAGAAGTTAAGCCATTAGACTTAGTTGTACCAGATCAATTTATCGATCGCACTAAAAACCGAGTAGCTACTTTTTTTGGTGAAGGATTAGTTGCACATATTGCTTTTGGCGATCCTGTTTGTCCTAATTTAGCTTCAATAGTTGCTGAGGCGGTAGATACTTTAAATCTATCCGAAGTCAATTTGCATCGTGGTGGTACTTATGTTTGCATGGAAGGTCCTGCTTTTTCAACTAAAGCGGAATCTAATCTTTATCGTAGTTGGGGTGCGACGGTAATTGGGATGACTAATTTAACCGAAGCGAAATTAGCTAGAGAAGCAGAAATTGCTTATTCAACTTTAGCCTTAGTAACTGATTATGATTGTTGGCATCCCGATCATGATAGTGTCACAGTTGAGATGGTAATTGCCAATTTACAACGTAATGCCATTAATGCCCAAAAGGTAATTCAAGCAACTGTTAAAATAATTAGTGCTAATCCTCCTGAATCTGCTGCACATTCGGCTTTAAAATATTCTTTGTTAACTGCTTTGGATAAAGTTCCTCAAGCTACGTTGCAAAAACTAGAATTGTTGTTAAAAAAATATCTTTAGATTTAGGCTGATTTTAAGGGGTTACAGCACACAGGAAGTTAAGCTGACACGCTCTTAATTAGTTAAGATTAACGGAAACACAAGTGAGACGGAGATACGATTTGATAATTTATTTGCTAGCTCAATAATTTTAAATTTATGGGCGTATTAGCCGATCAGATTGGATAAACTATTACCAACATAATATCTCCGCCTAACTTCCTTTTTTTTATTAGATACAAAAAATATCTTAATCAATTAGTCAAATTTTCAGTTTCTTTGTGTGGTTTTGCTACAGCCTTCAATATTATTTATGCAACAAATAATAAAGTTTTTTTATTAATAGGCAACACTTTGAGCTAAAAAGAGAACATTAAATAAAATTTATTTTAAAATAGTTTTTAATATGAAATTAAAAAAAATGCTACCAATCGTTTAATTTGGTTAATAGTTTAGCTAAAAGCTAAGAGTTATTAGTTATTATCTATTATTAATTTTTTAAAAAACAATCAAGATTTGTTTTTCTAGTCAAATTTATATTTAACCGCAATTAGCTAGAGATGATTTTGTTGCCTGAAAAATTTTAGGGTAAAAAATAAAATTAATCAAGAATAAATTAAGTTAATATGGCGTTGTTCCATGATTAAACAAAATACGCAGACATGAATACTTATAATCCAAAAACCTGGTGTCAAGAAAATGGTTGGACTGAGTTGAGACAGCTAGAAGATGGAATTTGGGTTGCTTTCCCTCCAGGTGGTTTTATTGAAACACCTTTACCCGATCAATTTTCTTTACTAGCAACTCAGTATAAAGTTAGTTGGTTGACTTCTATTTTAGATAGTCTGGTGCTAATCTTTTTTGTTTTGTTGGGAGCAATAATAGCTCTAGCTATTTTTCCGTTTTTTATGTTCCAAATAATGAAACATGCTTAAATGATTATTTCTAATAATTTATCATCATTAATGATGAGATTGAAAAATTTTTTTTATCTCTTTAATAAGTGCTGATTGCTGATTGTTAGAAGTTGGATTAGTTAAAATTCCTTGAGTAGGACTAAATAATAAAGCTAGAATAAATATTCCTGAAGCAACTAAGACAATGGCCGGACCAGAAGGAAGATTAAAAAAATAACTTAGATACATTCCTGTAATACTAGAAGTAACTGCGATTGCGACTCCTAAAAACATTACTTGATGCAAGCGATTTACTAATAAATAAGCCGTAGCTGCTGGTGTTATTAATAGTGCTAAAACTAAGATTACTCCTACTGCTTTTAAACTCGCTACAATCGTCAACCCAATTAAGATCATTAAGCCTAGATCGAGTAGATGCACCGGTAATCCAACTGCTTGTGCGCCC includes these proteins:
- a CDS encoding 5'-methylthioadenosine phosphorylase — translated: MTQAKIGIIGGSGLYKMEALQQVEEITIDTPFGSPSDALIVGKLEGTTVAFLARHGRNHHLLPSELPFRANIYAMKQLGVEYLISASAVGSLKEEVKPLDLVVPDQFIDRTKNRVATFFGEGLVAHIAFGDPVCPNLASIVAEAVDTLNLSEVNLHRGGTYVCMEGPAFSTKAESNLYRSWGATVIGMTNLTEAKLAREAEIAYSTLALVTDYDCWHPDHDSVTVEMVIANLQRNAINAQKVIQATVKIISANPPESAAHSALKYSLLTALDKVPQATLQKLELLLKKYL